Proteins found in one Xenopus laevis strain J_2021 chromosome 1L, Xenopus_laevis_v10.1, whole genome shotgun sequence genomic segment:
- the ocel1.L gene encoding MARVEL domain-containing protein 2 isoform X1, whose product MSSIPGLSEKERDRKPAEKYAAYKGVSRYSDEKTHWGDTPSFSFDYYDKDTQRGSVISQHQHDTKLEDLRPVRRFLPDSFKSFFRRSRNKGEPLTARNLGIDHCSPPVTPLLDNFSRESSLGDKKDLATSLSSSLKCSQEFPVNKQIDSLPRKSEASTSYEEKVEAYTLKYSYMKSWPGLLRIMAGVQLILGGMAFACTCAYIQKDYQWYNLFGTGLQKTLPGGYSYYGPMTPFVMVVTSLVWLTTLILLGLGLTMYYKTILLDSHWWPLTEFGINIVMFLLYMAAGIAYVNDINRGGLCYSVFAVNPLMVAFCRVEGGQVAAIAFLFFNMFLYMVSSFVCLKMWRHEQRRRTAGKVQRIDRPKRIVFQDEVEHLRGAKGIVTKTIHFSEKGSDTGPLNRSIPYGHRPKPHVVPDYLLKYPEIHTAEERESYKAVFNDQYSEYKDLHAEVKAAMVKFKELDIMMDKLTRGPQSKTAPERIQVIAQKYEKKKNEPTFIEKKERCIYLKGKLTHIKKQIQAFDLHQGTVYF is encoded by the exons ATGTCTTCCATACCCGGGCTCTCGGAGAAAGAAAGGGATAGAAAGCCAGCAGAGAAATATGCTGCTTACAAAGGAGTGTCACGCTATTCTGATGAAAAGACACACTGGGGAGATACCCCAAGCTTCTCGTTTGATTACTATGATAAGGATACACAAAGAGGCTCAGTTATTTCACAACATCAGCATGACACAAAGCTTGAGGACTTAAGACCTGTCAGGCGGTTCTTGCCTGACTCCTTTAAGAGTTTCTTCAGGAGAAGTAGAAACAAAGGAGAACCGCTTACAGCAAGAAACCTTGGAATTGACCACTGTTCCCCACCTGTTACCCCTCTCCTAGATAATTTCAGTAGAGAATCTAGCCTTGGCGATAAAAAAGATCTTGCAACCAGTTTGTCCAGCAGCTTGAAATGCAGTCAAGAGTTTCCAGTCAATAAGCAGATTGATTCATTGCCGAGGAAGAGTGAGGCATCCACCAGCTATGAGGAAAAGGTAGAAGCCTACACCCTAAAATATTCCTACATGAAGTCCTGGCCTGGTTTGCTCAGGATTATGGCTGGGGTACAGCTGATTTTGGGTGGGATGGCCTTTGCTTGTACATGTGCATATATTCAGAAGGACTATCAATGGTACAACCTCTTTGGTACTGGACTCCAAAAAACATTGCCTGGGGGTTACAGCTACTATGGCCCAATGACTCCTTTTGTTATGGTCGTGACTAGTTTGGTGTGGCTCACTACACTGATCTTGCTGGGATTGGGCCTAACCATGTACTACAAGACAATTCTCCTTGACTCCCACTGGTGGCCCCTCACTGAGTTTGGCATTAACATTGTCATGTTTCTTCTTTATATGGCTGCTGGCATTGCCTACGTCAATGACATCAACCGTGGTGGCCTCTGCTACTCTGTGTTTGCTGTTAATCCGCTGATGGTGGCATTCTGTAGGGTAGAAGGTGGGCAGGTGGCAGCCATTGCTTTTCTCTTCTTCAACATGTTTCTTTACATGGTTAGTTCCTTTGTATGTCTCAAAATGTGGAGACATGAGCAGAGGCGCAGGACAGCCGGGAAGGTTCAG AGAATAGACAGACCAAAACGGATAGTGTTCCAAGATGAGGTTGAACATTTGCGGGGAGCCAAGGGAATAGTCACCAAGACCATCCACTTCTCTGAGAAAGGCAGTGACACTGGCCCACTAAATCGATCTATTCCATATGGACACCGACCAAAGCCTCATGTGGTACCAGATTATTTGCT GAAGTATCCTGAGATTCATACTGCCGAGGAAAGAGAGAGTTACAAAGCTGTGTTTAATGACCAGTATTCAGAATATAAGGATCTACATGCGGAGGTTAAGGCAGCCATGGTGAAATTTAAAGAGCTGGACATCATGATGGATAAGCTGACAAGGGGACCACAAAGCAAGACG GCACCAGAGAGAATCCAAGTCATTGCTcaaaaatatgagaaaaagaaGAAT GAACCCACGTTTATTGAGAAAAAAGAACGCTGTATCTATTTGAAAGGAAAGCTGACGCACATCAAAAAGCAGATTCAAGCATTTGATCTGCACCAGGGAACTGTATATTTCTGA
- the ocel1.L gene encoding MARVEL domain-containing protein 2 isoform X2, translating to MSSIPGLSEKERDRKPAEKYAAYKGVSRYSDEKTHWGDTPSFSFDYYDKDTQRGSVISQHQHDTKLEDLRPVRRFLPDSFKSFFRRSRNKGEPLTARNLGIDHCSPPVTPLLDNFSRESSLGDKKDLATSLSSSLKCSQEFPVNKQIDSLPRKSEASTSYEEKRIDRPKRIVFQDEVEHLRGAKGIVTKTIHFSEKGSDTGPLNRSIPYGHRPKPHVVPDYLLKYPEIHTAEERESYKAVFNDQYSEYKDLHAEVKAAMVKFKELDIMMDKLTRGPQSKTAPERIQVIAQKYEKKKNEPTFIEKKERCIYLKGKLTHIKKQIQAFDLHQGTVYF from the exons ATGTCTTCCATACCCGGGCTCTCGGAGAAAGAAAGGGATAGAAAGCCAGCAGAGAAATATGCTGCTTACAAAGGAGTGTCACGCTATTCTGATGAAAAGACACACTGGGGAGATACCCCAAGCTTCTCGTTTGATTACTATGATAAGGATACACAAAGAGGCTCAGTTATTTCACAACATCAGCATGACACAAAGCTTGAGGACTTAAGACCTGTCAGGCGGTTCTTGCCTGACTCCTTTAAGAGTTTCTTCAGGAGAAGTAGAAACAAAGGAGAACCGCTTACAGCAAGAAACCTTGGAATTGACCACTGTTCCCCACCTGTTACCCCTCTCCTAGATAATTTCAGTAGAGAATCTAGCCTTGGCGATAAAAAAGATCTTGCAACCAGTTTGTCCAGCAGCTTGAAATGCAGTCAAGAGTTTCCAGTCAATAAGCAGATTGATTCATTGCCGAGGAAGAGTGAGGCATCCACCAGCTATGAGGAAAAG AGAATAGACAGACCAAAACGGATAGTGTTCCAAGATGAGGTTGAACATTTGCGGGGAGCCAAGGGAATAGTCACCAAGACCATCCACTTCTCTGAGAAAGGCAGTGACACTGGCCCACTAAATCGATCTATTCCATATGGACACCGACCAAAGCCTCATGTGGTACCAGATTATTTGCT GAAGTATCCTGAGATTCATACTGCCGAGGAAAGAGAGAGTTACAAAGCTGTGTTTAATGACCAGTATTCAGAATATAAGGATCTACATGCGGAGGTTAAGGCAGCCATGGTGAAATTTAAAGAGCTGGACATCATGATGGATAAGCTGACAAGGGGACCACAAAGCAAGACG GCACCAGAGAGAATCCAAGTCATTGCTcaaaaatatgagaaaaagaaGAAT GAACCCACGTTTATTGAGAAAAAAGAACGCTGTATCTATTTGAAAGGAAAGCTGACGCACATCAAAAAGCAGATTCAAGCATTTGATCTGCACCAGGGAACTGTATATTTCTGA
- the ocel1.2.L gene encoding occludin — MYNHSRYGSPPVYSPPSAYHHQNSHAPGSLAYRIQSPHPNSFYQEDIPPQNFYKWNSPPGIVRILQGTIVFLCVAIFACVASTLAWEYNYGGMGSLGGMGGYYGGYGGYGGYGYGNGYGYGSNYGMTNPQAASGFMMAMTVLTFIANLGLFIASVSKTSGSRSRKFFMIILVLSAVLAIMDLIATVVYIVGVNPRSQMGGSYYYSQMMMMCNQIYSPVSSGIGFTNQYLYHYCMVDPQEAIAIVCGFIIVILMCVTSFFASKTRRKIWQYGQPNINWDKPVTAFQEGPNVEEWVKNVPDMPPDDTATLIYSEKPQSPVKALSNNSIYKPPVDTFEARESPPMSSSPVSDSEPQEQSRSRPPVRRGRRRRRNPELDESQYETDYTTAVESGDDRDLGEWNSLYPAIESDSQRQEYKREFDTDLRRYKVMCAEMDDINNQLQQLSKQLDGLTEGTTQYQGVAEEYNRLKDLKRTPDYQTKKMETKQLRNKLFHIKRMVNNYDKSRG, encoded by the exons ATGTACAATCACAGCCGATACGGCAGCCCTCCAGTCTACAGCCCCCCAAGTGCTTATCATCACCAAAACAGCCATGCTCCTGGATCTCTTGCTTACCGCATCCAATCTCCCCATCCCAACTCATTCTACCAAGAGGATATACCTCCACAAAATTTCTACAAATGGAACTCTCCGCCTGGGATTGTCCGAATCTTACAGGGAACTATAGTTTTTCTCTGTGTGGCAATCTTTGCCTGTGTGGCTTCCACTTTGGCTTGGGAATATAACTATGGGGGTATGGGTTCTCTGGGAGGAATGGGGGGCTATTATGGAGGGTATGGAGGCTATGGAGGTTATGGTTATGGAAATGGATATGGCTATGGTTCTAACTATGGCATGACTAATCCTCAAGCTGCAAGCGGCTTTATGATGGCCATGACTGTGCTGACTTTCATTGCTAACCTTGGGCTATTTATAGCAAGTGTATCCAAAACTAGTGGGTCCAGGTCACGAAAGTTCTTTATGATTATACTAGTACTAAGTGCAGTTCTAGCCATAATGGACCTCATTGCCACAGTTGTCTATATAGTTGGGGTTAATCCACGGTCCCAGATGGGTGGCAGCTACTACTACAGtcaaatgatgatgatgtgtAACCAGATTTACTCCCCTGTGTCTTCTGGAATAGGCTTTACCAATCAGTATCTTTATCACTACTGCATGGTGGATCCACAGGAG GCCATTGCGATTGTCTGTGGATTTATCATAGTCATTTTAATGTGTGTTACATCCTTCTTCGCTTCGAAGACAAGACGCAAAATCTGGCAGTATGGACAACCAAACATTAACTGGGATAAACCTGTCACCGCTTTTCAGGAGGGGCCCAATGTGGAGGAATGG GTTAAGAATGTTCCAGATATGCCCCCAGATGACACAGCCACGCTAATTTATTCTGAGAAACCCCAAAGTCCAGTTAAGGCTTTGAGCAACAACAGTATCTATAAACCACCGGTAGATACCTTTGAAGCAAGAGAATCACCACCAATGAGCAG CTCTCCTGTGTCAGACAGTGAACCCCAGGAGCAGAGCAGAAGCAGACCTCCAGTGAGAAGGGGCAGAAGAAGGAGGCGTAACCCCGAGCTGGATGAATCTCAGTATGAAACAGATTATACTACAGCTGTGGAATCTGGTGATGACAGAGATCTTGGAGAATGGAACAG TCTATACCCTGCAATTGAGTCAGACAGTCAACGCCAGGAATATAAACGGGAATTTGACACGGATTTGCGTCGTTACAAAGTGATGTGTGCGGAGATGGATGATATCAACAATCAATTGCAGCAACTCAGCAAACAGTTGGATGGGCTCACAGAGGGTACCACACAGTACCAG GGGGTTGCTGAGGAGTACAACAGACTGAAGGATCTTAAAAGA